Part of the Crossiella cryophila genome, TGGTCGAACACCGAACCCGACTGCTCGGCGCGGCTGATGGCGGCGTCGATGTGCTTGCGGGCCAAGGCGTTCTGACCCGACCACAGCAGCACCCACACCGGCGCGGCCGCGGCCACCCCGGCCAGCGGACGCGCGCTCGCGGCCAGGGCGAGCCGGGCCAGGGTGGCCGCCGGGGTGGCTGGGCCGCCGAAGAGGGCGGTGGCGAAGGCCAGTGCGCCGAGCAGGGTGCGCTCACCCTCGCTGTCGCCGAGGGTGTTGTGCCGCAACCGGTTCGCCTCGGCCCCGGCCTCGGCGGCGGTGCTCTCGTCCAGCACGCCCCAGGTCAGCCGCCGGGCGTCCAGGGCCAGCGCGGCCTCCCGGTCGTGCGGGCGCAGCCGGTCCGCGGTGTGGGCCAGCACCCGGACCGCCTCGTCCAGGCGGGATTCGCGCACCAGGTCATCGCCGAGCACCTCGGCCACCGCACGCTGCCGGGCCGGGTCGGTGAGCTGCTCCAGGGCTTCCGCGAGGTGCCGGGCACCGGCCGCGGGCTGGGCCACCGACTCCGCGAAACCCAGTGCCACCAACAGTTCCATACGATCCGCGGCCGAGGGTGGTTCGGCCAGCGCGCGCCGCAGGTAGTGCGCGGCGGCCTCCGGTGCGCCGCGCTGGGTGGCCTCGTCGGCGGCGGCCCGCAGGATCCACACCGGCCAGTCCTGACCCGCGGGCGGCAGCCGGAGCAGGTGTGCGGCGACCTGCGCCACCGGCGCGCCCACCGCGGTGAGCAGCCGGGCGGCCGCGCCGTGCAACTCCTGCCGTCGCGGCCCGCACACCCCGGCGTAGACGGCCTCGCGCAGCAACGGGTGCGACCAGCTCAGCGTGTCGTCGGCCAGCAGCCCGGTGGCCCGCAGTTCCGCCGCGCACCGACCGGCCTGCTTGATGTCCATTGTGGACAGTGCGGCGGGCAGGCCGGGATCGGTGGTCTCGCCGAGCACCGCGAGGGCCTCGGCGAACCGCCAGACCTCCGGCCGGAAGCGGGCGAGCCAGTCCAGCAGCGAGCGCCCGAAGACCTGGCCGCCGAACCCGCTCAGCCGCCGGGCCGGATCCCGGGCCAGTGCCCGGCGCAACAACCCGGCCAGCAACGGGTTGCCGCCGGTGAGCCGGTGGCAGGTGGCCGGTTCGGTGCCGGTCAGGGTGGCGATCGCGGACTCGCTCAGCGGACCCAGCGGCAGGTGCGCACAGCCGGATTCCGGCCCACCCGGCCGCAGCAGCAGTTGCAGCAGCCGCAGGCGTGGGTGACGGCCGCGAAGGTGCGCCAGCCAGCGCAGCGATGCCTCGTCGGCGAACTGGGCGTCGTCGACCACCAGCACCGCCGCCCGCGCCCGCCCCAGCACCGCGCGGGTGCACGCGCACAGCCCGTGCGCCACCGCGAACGGATCCCGCCCGCCGCCGGTCAGCGCCGACCGGGCCGGGCCACGGCACAGCTCGGCCTCGGCGAGCACCGGTTCGAGGAGTTGCCTGGCCACCCCGTAGCCGAACTCCCGCTCCAGCTCGTCGCAGTGCGCGCGCAGCACCGGCACCCCGGCGGGCAGCCGTGCGGTGAAGGCCCGCACCAGGCTGGTCTTGCCGATCCCGGCCGGGCCGGTCACCAGCACGGTGCGCGACTGTCCGGCGCACACCCTGGCCAGTTCCGCGTCGAGCCGGGCCAGTTCGGCCTCCCGCTCCAGCAGTTCGCAGTTCATCCGGCCTGGCCAGGAAGTTCGGCCCGGGAGCGGATGCCCAGCTTGCGATAGCTGGTGCTCAGGTGGGTTTCCACGGTGCGCAGGGTGAGGTGCAGTTCGGCGGCGATCCGCCGGTTCGTGTAGCCGCCGGCCGCCAGCTCCACCACGCGCCGCTCGCTCTGGGACAGCGCGGGCAGCCCGGCCGCCGGGCGGGTCGGGAACCGTCCGCCCGCGGCGGCCAGCCGGTCCCGCGCGGCCGCGGCCAGGCCACCGGCCCCGCACCGGTCCGCGGTCTCCAGGGCCCGGCGCAGCGCGGTCCGGGCGGCGGGCAGGTCCCCGCGCTCGGCCAGCAGCGCGCCGGTGTCCAGGAGTGCCCTGGTCAGCTCCACCGGAGCCCCGGCGAGCTGGCCGGTGGCCTCGGCGAGCAGCGCCAGGTCGCCGGTGGCCAGTCCCAGCAGGCCCAGTGCGGTGCCGATGGCCCGCGCGGTTCCCCACTGCCGGGCCAGTTCCAGGGACTCCTCGGCCAGCCGCACCGCCTCGGCCTGCTCGTTCAGGGTGAGCAGGGCGCGCACCGCCCAGGCCCGCCAGGGCACCGCGACCGGGTTGTCGTGCCCTGCCGTCCGCATCACCTCGCCCACCGCCAGCAACTCGGTCAGCCCGGCCCGCACCTCGCCGCGTTCGATCCGGATCCGGGCCAGCACCGCCTGGTGGAACTCGGCCCCGATCACCGTCCTGGTCACCGGCACCGCGAGGCTGTGCAACAACTCCTCGGCCTCGGCCGCCCGGCCCTGGTCCAGCAGCACCGAACCGTGCACGCCGAGCTGGATGAACCGCATGAACCCGGCCAGCTCCTCCGGCACCAGCTCATCGGCCTGTCCCGCGAACAGCTCGGCCTCGGCCAGTTTCCCGGCGAACAACGACACCTGGGCACGCAGGGCCAGGTGCAGGCCCAGGCCGGGGATGGAGTGGGTGCGCCGGGCCCCGGCAATGGCCTGATCCGAGTAGTGCGCGGCGAGGTCCAGTTCGTCGGCCCAGGTCAGCGCGGCGACGCTGGAGGTGTGCAGCGGGTTGGCCAGCTCGGCCACCGGGGTGGCCCGCAACGCCCGCGCGGCCAGCGCCGCGGTTTCCCTGGCCGGGGCGTTGTACAGCGCTTTCCCGTGCGCCAGCGCGACCAGTCCGACCCGCTCGCCAGGGGTGGCGCAGGGGAGGGCGGCGCCGTCGGTGGCCAGGACCTCGGCCCGGTGCGCGGCCGAGTGGTCCACGCTCATCATCAGCCAGCGCCCACGCAGGATCCGGGCCACATCCGGTTCGGACCCGGCCAGCTCGTCCGCGGCCCGGCCGAGCACCTCGATCGCCTCCGGCTCCCGGCCCTGCCCGGTCAGCGTTTCCGAGAGCGCCACCGCGACCCGCAGCCGGGTGGGCGGATCGGCGATCTCCGGCAGCACCCCGAGTAGGTGCTCGATGCTGTCGGCCGGACTGACGAAGGCCGCGGCCAGGCCGTGCCGCACCACCACCTCCACCCGCTCGGCGGCCGGGGGTGGTTCGGCCAGCGCGCGGGCCAGGTAGTCCGCGGCCACATCCGGCGCGCCCCGGCCGATCGCCTGGGTGGCCGCGCCGCAGAGCAGGCTCACCGTCCACGGATCCGCGGCCGGCGCGGCCTGCCGCAGGTGCGCGCACACCTGCTCCAGCGGCGCGCCGTCATCGTGCAGCAGGGTGGCGGCGCGGCGATGCCAGTCATCCCGTTGCCGCGGGCCGAGCTGCTCGTAGACCACCTCGCGCAGCAGCGGATGACTCCAGCGCAGTGGCAGTCCCGGCCGCAGCAATCCCAGCTGCCACAGGTGGTCCCCGGCCCGGCGGCAGTCGGCCAGGTCCAGCCCGGTCAGCCGGGCGAGCAGGCCGGGATCCGCGCACTCGCCCAGCACGGCGAGGGCTCCGGCGAAGGCCCGGCCCGCCTCGGTGAACCCGGCCAGCCAGCCGCGCACGGTGTCGGCGAAACGCAGGCTGGTGAACCGGGACAGCTCGCGCGGACCGGCCGGGTCCATGGCCAGTGAGCGGGCCAGCAGCGGGTTGCCGCCGGTGGCCTGGTGACAGGCCCGCACCAGCTCCGGCGTCGGCGGCTCGGCCAGCGCGTTGGTCAGCAACCGGCCAAGGCCGGCCTCGCTGAGCAGGCCGGGCCGGATCAGCCCGCAGCGCGGATCAGTGGCCAGCCAGGCCAGTGGGTCCGGTGGCGCGTCCCGGTCGCTGGTCCGCCTGGTGAGCAGGAACAGCACCGGGTAGCCGCGCAGCCGCCGCCCGGCATAGCGCAGCCAGCGCAGTGAGGGCGCGTCCGCCAGGTGCGCGTCGTCCACCACCAGTACCAGCGGTCCGCGGCGGGCGGCGTTGGCGCACAACCAGTACAGCCCGTGCAGCACCGCGAACGGGGCGTCCGCGGGCGGCTCGGCGGCGGCGTCCTCGGTCAGCACCAGTGCGGCGGGCCCGGCCGGTCCGGAGAGCAGGTCGTCCCGGGCCACCCCGGCCAGCAGTGGCCGGAAAAGCTGCCGGACCATGCCGAATGCCGGGGCCCGTTCCCATTCCCCGCACCAGGCCCGCAGCACGGTGGCGGTATCCGCGACGGCGCCGTTGGTGAAATGTTGAACCAAACTGGTTTTGCCTATTCCGGCCGGGCCTTCCACCAGTACCACCCGGGCCGACCCGGCCGCGGACAGGGCGGCCTCCTCGGTCAGCCTGGCCAGCTCGTCCTCGCGGTCCAGCAGCTCAGGGGTGGTGCGTGCGCCCACGAGCATCCCTCCCGATCTGGCGGCATCGGATTTCTCCAGTCAGGTTAACCCCGGTTTATCCCAGGAATGTCACGCTCACCCGACGAAGGGATCGAATTGTCTGATCGCCATTCTCGCCGCTGTTGTCGAAATAGGTAAACAAAGGGTAATCGGCGACCCGATAACCGTTGACCGTTCCGCCCGGCCAGCGGGGCGGCCCGGCACGCCGTGTGCGATCCTGGCGGACCCGGGCGTTTCCCCTCCGCGGAGCGGGTCCGCCCGTCATGCTGTTGGCCCACCGTTGCCCCGGAGCGAGGAGCGAGAAGTGTCCGCCGACTTGGAGCGGCTTGCCGCCGAGTTCGAGAAGTTCCAGGCCAAGATCAAGCAGGCCGAGGTGAAGTTCGCCGGCGTCGGGGAGATGCAGGAACGCCTCGGCCAGCTCGAAGCCTCGGTGACCTCCCGGGACCGCACCGTGACGGTGACCGCGGCCGCCGGTGGCACGGTGACCGGCATCCAGCTCAGCCCGGACGCGGTGCGCCAGCCCGCCCCCGCGCTGGCCGCCACCATCATGTCCACCCTCAACGCCGCGGTCGCCGAGGCCGTGCGCCGCCAGGCAGGCATCGTGGACGAGACCGTCGGCGCGGCCTTCGGCCTCAGCGCCACCGAACAGGTCCGCCAGGCCCAGGAGCAGAACCTGGGAACCGCGGTCGAGGAACTCACGTCACACCACGGCAAGGCGCAGGCCCAGCCGAAGGCCCGCCCGGTCAAACGGGACGACGACGAGTACTTCGGCGAGTACAGCGTTTACGGCGACGAAGAACCCCGGCACTGAGGACGGCACCGATGACAGGCCCCGGCAAGGTGAAAGTCAACGTTCCCGCGCTGACGAACTACGCCAAGCAGCTGGAGTACTACAGCTCCGAGGCGGACAAGTTCGGCCGCCTGGTCGACCAGGCCGATGTGACCAACGAGGCATGGGGTGTCATGGGCGCCTTCGCCAAGGGCGCCTACACCGACCGGCTCGGCGAGCTGCGCGAGCTGCTGGCGGCGATGAAGGAGGGCGTCGCGGACCTCTCCGGCAAGCTCCTGGACACCGCCGCGATCTACAAGGGCGCCGAGGACGACGCGGTGATCAAGTTCGGCAAGCACGAGGCCAGGATCGACGGCCCGCGCGGGGGGAAGAAGAAGCCATGACCGAGCCACGGCAGAGCATCGCGGACGGCCTCAACGTCTCCCAGTACGACGAGAGCTTCGCCGCCAACGCCGATCGGGCGGCCACCAAGACGCCGATCATCGGCGACGCCTACAAGGCGGGCAAGTCCATCGCCGCGCACGCCCAGGAAATGGGCCAGGCCCAGGACGCGGGCGACCTGGCCTCCTCCGCCGGGAAGCTGGCCGGGGACGGCGCGGCCTTCGTCGGCGGGGCCGCCGCGGACGTCACCACCTTCATGATGGACCCGATCGGCTGGCTGGTCAGCAACGGGCTCAACATCCTGCTCGAACTCGTGCAGCCGCTGCAGGACGCACTGCACCAGGTCTCCGGCGACGGCCCGGCCATCGGGCACGCCTCG contains:
- a CDS encoding AAA family ATPase, yielding MNCELLEREAELARLDAELARVCAGQSRTVLVTGPAGIGKTSLVRAFTARLPAGVPVLRAHCDELEREFGYGVARQLLEPVLAEAELCRGPARSALTGGGRDPFAVAHGLCACTRAVLGRARAAVLVVDDAQFADEASLRWLAHLRGRHPRLRLLQLLLRPGGPESGCAHLPLGPLSESAIATLTGTEPATCHRLTGGNPLLAGLLRRALARDPARRLSGFGGQVFGRSLLDWLARFRPEVWRFAEALAVLGETTDPGLPAALSTMDIKQAGRCAAELRATGLLADDTLSWSHPLLREAVYAGVCGPRRQELHGAAARLLTAVGAPVAQVAAHLLRLPPAGQDWPVWILRAAADEATQRGAPEAAAHYLRRALAEPPSAADRMELLVALGFAESVAQPAAGARHLAEALEQLTDPARQRAVAEVLGDDLVRESRLDEAVRVLAHTADRLRPHDREAALALDARRLTWGVLDESTAAEAGAEANRLRHNTLGDSEGERTLLGALAFATALFGGPATPAATLARLALAASARPLAGVAAAAPVWVLLWSGQNALARKHIDAAISRAEQSGSVFDQAIMLSLRAAHSAADGELRETIRTARATFDLLPAEVSGFPHLVPLGLLAEALVDRDRPAQALRLLDTVVSTPALESSYLWNSFLLARGRARLAGGDLDGGLADLLSCGERQSRLGHRNPAAPDWRSWAARAHLRREQPHLARELAEHAYELAVEWGSGQALGIAHRTLGLVTGGSRGLDLLQDSAALLRPTTARLDLARTLLDLGKARQAAGQCRLAREALAEARAVAFACGACGLAASARRRLGTSATPRPATGPGALTDRESRVAALAANGYTNRDIAARLGLTERTVEGHLSATYRKLGITGRAGLRA
- a CDS encoding ATP-binding protein codes for the protein MGARTTPELLDREDELARLTEEAALSAAGSARVVLVEGPAGIGKTSLVQHFTNGAVADTATVLRAWCGEWERAPAFGMVRQLFRPLLAGVARDDLLSGPAGPAALVLTEDAAAEPPADAPFAVLHGLYWLCANAARRGPLVLVVDDAHLADAPSLRWLRYAGRRLRGYPVLFLLTRRTSDRDAPPDPLAWLATDPRCGLIRPGLLSEAGLGRLLTNALAEPPTPELVRACHQATGGNPLLARSLAMDPAGPRELSRFTSLRFADTVRGWLAGFTEAGRAFAGALAVLGECADPGLLARLTGLDLADCRRAGDHLWQLGLLRPGLPLRWSHPLLREVVYEQLGPRQRDDWHRRAATLLHDDGAPLEQVCAHLRQAAPAADPWTVSLLCGAATQAIGRGAPDVAADYLARALAEPPPAAERVEVVVRHGLAAAFVSPADSIEHLLGVLPEIADPPTRLRVAVALSETLTGQGREPEAIEVLGRAADELAGSEPDVARILRGRWLMMSVDHSAAHRAEVLATDGAALPCATPGERVGLVALAHGKALYNAPARETAALAARALRATPVAELANPLHTSSVAALTWADELDLAAHYSDQAIAGARRTHSIPGLGLHLALRAQVSLFAGKLAEAELFAGQADELVPEELAGFMRFIQLGVHGSVLLDQGRAAEAEELLHSLAVPVTRTVIGAEFHQAVLARIRIERGEVRAGLTELLAVGEVMRTAGHDNPVAVPWRAWAVRALLTLNEQAEAVRLAEESLELARQWGTARAIGTALGLLGLATGDLALLAEATGQLAGAPVELTRALLDTGALLAERGDLPAARTALRRALETADRCGAGGLAAAARDRLAAAGGRFPTRPAAGLPALSQSERRVVELAAGGYTNRRIAAELHLTLRTVETHLSTSYRKLGIRSRAELPGQAG
- a CDS encoding YbaB/EbfC family nucleoid-associated protein, whose product is MSADLERLAAEFEKFQAKIKQAEVKFAGVGEMQERLGQLEASVTSRDRTVTVTAAAGGTVTGIQLSPDAVRQPAPALAATIMSTLNAAVAEAVRRQAGIVDETVGAAFGLSATEQVRQAQEQNLGTAVEELTSHHGKAQAQPKARPVKRDDDEYFGEYSVYGDEEPRH
- a CDS encoding WXG100 family type VII secretion target, giving the protein MTGPGKVKVNVPALTNYAKQLEYYSSEADKFGRLVDQADVTNEAWGVMGAFAKGAYTDRLGELRELLAAMKEGVADLSGKLLDTAAIYKGAEDDAVIKFGKHEARIDGPRGGKKKP